One segment of Rhodopirellula baltica SH 1 DNA contains the following:
- the ypfJ gene encoding KPN_02809 family neutral zinc metallopeptidase: protein MRWRGRRQSDNVEDRRTSGGGAVVGGGIGVIVIAIIIGLLGGNPQQFLQQAAQQPAPGGAGGEVELTPQEIEAGEFVSTVFADTEDVWTDLFAQAGRDYKKPTLVLFKDQVNSGCGMASSGTGPFYCPADEKVYLDTSFFGQLARQLGAPGDFAQAYVVAHEVGHHVQNLLGYTDQLDQIRQRVPEVEYNKYSVRLELQADFFAGVMLHHAEKKYRIIEDGDIEEAMTAARAIGDDTLQKRSRGYVQPETFNHGTSEQRLRWFTKGLKTGDLNQGDTFQADQL, encoded by the coding sequence ATGCGTTGGCGTGGACGACGACAAAGTGACAATGTGGAAGATCGTCGAACCAGCGGCGGTGGCGCGGTGGTCGGTGGCGGAATCGGAGTGATTGTCATCGCGATCATCATCGGATTGCTGGGCGGCAACCCACAGCAGTTTCTACAACAAGCCGCTCAACAACCTGCCCCCGGTGGTGCCGGCGGCGAAGTCGAGCTGACCCCGCAAGAAATCGAAGCCGGCGAATTTGTCAGCACGGTGTTCGCTGACACCGAAGATGTCTGGACGGATCTGTTTGCTCAGGCCGGTCGCGACTACAAAAAACCGACGTTGGTGCTTTTCAAAGACCAGGTCAACAGCGGATGCGGCATGGCCAGCAGCGGCACGGGCCCTTTCTATTGCCCGGCCGATGAAAAGGTTTATCTCGACACATCCTTTTTCGGCCAACTCGCTCGCCAACTCGGTGCACCGGGGGACTTTGCACAAGCCTATGTGGTCGCCCATGAAGTTGGCCATCACGTTCAGAACCTGCTGGGATACACCGACCAACTGGATCAAATTCGCCAAAGGGTTCCCGAAGTCGAATACAACAAGTATTCGGTTCGATTGGAATTGCAAGCCGACTTCTTCGCTGGAGTGATGCTGCATCATGCGGAAAAGAAATACCGCATCATTGAAGACGGGGACATCGAAGAAGCGATGACGGCCGCGCGGGCCATCGGCGACGACACGCTGCAAAAACGTAGCCGAGGTTACGTCCAACCCGAGACTTTCAACCACGGCACCAGCGAACAGCGATTGCGTTGGTTCACCAAAGGCTTGAAAACAGGTGACCTGAATCAAGGCGACACCTTCCAAGCCGACCAACTTTGA
- a CDS encoding GspE/PulE family protein, translating into MPRIFAGELSSVISPASRLSPADPNFAIEVIQSCLTSAIQCGASDVHIQPRMESWEISFRIDGVLQPVESFPRSDESDPVARLMALAGLPSYRMGVPQEGPLRWRSGDAERNGSDLEREMRLGVFPTVHGNRAAIRIMEERESVRQLHELGLGACTLDRLQTICDARDGWLLVAGPAGSGKTTTLYACLSHIAGGEFRRSVLSIEDPIESVIDSISQSQLQSGSGLTLASAMRAAVRQDAEVLLVSEIRDVETAEAVLAASMTGHLCFSSIHAGTVGGTLRRLVQMNLPTFAIQSGLRGVMCQRLLRRRCDACDAGPKASRDCSCCHGTGYAGRVPVSQIVDLNHSQCGPAIFDALAKQLPALELDRILEAAGIESLRHQAERLIEERVTDQEEVFRVLGRTS; encoded by the coding sequence GTGCCCCGAATTTTCGCTGGAGAACTTTCATCGGTGATCAGCCCCGCGTCTCGTCTGTCTCCCGCGGATCCTAACTTCGCAATCGAAGTGATCCAGTCTTGCTTGACGTCTGCCATCCAGTGCGGTGCCAGCGACGTGCACATTCAACCGCGAATGGAATCGTGGGAGATCTCCTTTCGAATCGACGGCGTACTGCAACCAGTTGAATCATTCCCACGGAGCGACGAAAGCGATCCAGTAGCACGACTGATGGCGCTGGCGGGATTGCCGTCGTACCGGATGGGAGTGCCTCAGGAAGGACCGCTGCGTTGGCGAAGTGGCGATGCAGAACGCAACGGAAGCGATCTCGAGCGTGAGATGCGATTGGGAGTCTTCCCGACCGTTCATGGCAATCGTGCCGCCATCCGAATCATGGAAGAACGCGAAAGCGTTCGACAGTTGCACGAACTCGGCCTTGGTGCTTGCACGCTGGATCGTCTCCAAACGATTTGCGACGCTCGCGATGGTTGGTTGTTGGTCGCCGGGCCTGCCGGGAGCGGGAAGACGACGACGCTGTACGCCTGCCTGTCGCACATCGCCGGCGGAGAGTTTCGCAGGAGCGTTCTATCGATCGAGGACCCAATCGAATCCGTGATCGACTCGATCAGTCAAAGCCAACTGCAATCCGGCAGCGGTTTGACACTGGCGTCCGCGATGCGTGCCGCCGTCCGACAAGATGCGGAGGTGTTGTTGGTCAGCGAAATTCGCGACGTTGAAACCGCCGAGGCTGTGCTGGCCGCATCGATGACGGGTCACCTTTGTTTCTCGTCGATTCATGCGGGAACCGTGGGCGGAACGTTGCGTCGATTGGTGCAAATGAATTTGCCTACTTTCGCGATTCAAAGCGGACTGCGTGGCGTGATGTGCCAACGATTGCTGCGCCGACGATGCGATGCCTGCGACGCCGGCCCAAAGGCATCGCGGGATTGTTCTTGCTGTCACGGCACGGGATACGCTGGCCGGGTGCCGGTCTCACAAATCGTTGACTTAAACCATTCCCAATGTGGACCGGCCATCTTCGATGCCTTGGCAAAGCAATTGCCCGCACTGGAACTCGACCGAATCCTCGAAGCGGCCGGAATCGAATCGCTGCGTCACCAAGCCGAACGATTGATTGAAGAACGCGTCACCGACCAGGAAGAAGTCTTCCGCGTTTTGGGGCGAACGTCATGA
- a CDS encoding DUF1559 domain-containing protein codes for MKRSQRRNGFTLLELLVVTGVIGILIGLLLPAVQAAREAARRMSCSNNLGQIALGVTQYHDAFGHLPPHGTGTFNNANDPLTTNQFRLSYLVSITPFVGKVPLWEAISEGYVGQPPEGDHSDVDYDFLPYDEVDYGVMGGGDVQHRYEPMGPSPSIAAYTPWENEVGMYRCPSDPGLGSPSLGRTNYAACLGDAIEGLDEGLWIHDGTAWSASGKLQMEATGRGMFVPRKITSYSDVKDGLSATILLGEICTDLGDNDIRTFPSLNNGWGGGVLDDVAICRTQIDSTRPMFWEAGKVQLPTNPGHGRGARWADASSLMTGFNTTLRPNAEICFGGNATTIGTLTMSSRHQGGGHIAMADGSIKFITDSIDAGWGAGTVILNGEGERAPGSPSPFGLWGALGTRDQSEMFDYEY; via the coding sequence ATGAAGCGATCACAACGTCGAAACGGATTCACTCTGTTGGAGTTGCTCGTTGTGACCGGCGTCATTGGGATCCTGATTGGGTTGTTGTTGCCTGCGGTGCAGGCGGCACGTGAGGCGGCAAGGCGAATGAGCTGCAGCAACAACCTTGGGCAAATCGCTCTTGGCGTGACTCAGTACCACGACGCGTTTGGGCATCTGCCACCGCATGGAACCGGGACGTTCAACAACGCCAATGATCCGCTGACCACCAACCAGTTTCGGTTGAGTTATCTGGTGTCGATCACTCCGTTCGTTGGCAAGGTTCCTCTGTGGGAAGCGATCAGCGAAGGCTATGTGGGGCAGCCGCCGGAGGGCGATCACAGTGATGTGGATTACGACTTCTTACCCTACGACGAAGTGGATTATGGAGTGATGGGCGGGGGTGACGTGCAACATCGGTATGAACCCATGGGACCATCGCCTTCCATCGCGGCGTACACCCCATGGGAAAACGAAGTCGGGATGTATCGGTGCCCATCTGATCCCGGATTGGGATCGCCCTCGCTCGGGCGAACGAACTACGCCGCGTGCCTTGGTGATGCGATCGAAGGGTTGGATGAAGGATTGTGGATACACGACGGAACCGCTTGGTCAGCCAGTGGCAAGTTGCAAATGGAAGCGACCGGGCGCGGTATGTTCGTGCCTCGCAAGATCACGTCCTACAGCGATGTGAAAGACGGTTTGTCCGCGACGATTTTGCTTGGGGAGATTTGCACGGACTTGGGCGACAACGACATTCGAACGTTTCCTTCGTTGAACAACGGCTGGGGCGGCGGCGTGCTGGATGATGTCGCGATCTGTCGAACGCAAATCGATTCCACGCGGCCTATGTTTTGGGAAGCTGGGAAGGTTCAGCTTCCAACCAACCCAGGGCATGGACGCGGTGCTCGCTGGGCAGACGCGTCGTCTTTGATGACCGGGTTCAACACGACATTGCGTCCCAATGCAGAAATTTGTTTTGGGGGCAATGCAACCACGATCGGCACGCTGACGATGAGCAGCCGTCATCAGGGCGGCGGCCATATCGCGATGGCGGACGGATCGATCAAATTCATCACCGATTCGATTGATGCCGGGTGGGGTGCTGGGACCGTGATTCTCAATGGGGAAGGCGAGCGCGCACCCGGGAGTCCCAGTCCTTTCGGATTGTGGGGCGCTCTTGGTACTCGTGATCAGAGTGAGATGTTCGACTATGAATACTGA
- the ygfZ gene encoding CAF17-like 4Fe-4S cluster assembly/insertion protein YgfZ encodes MPSSLSLIRLPALSIVDLVGADATAILHNLTTNDVKKLTADGPQHAGLETFITNVRGKCLGHVVVFATQDGYRMIGAPGIVATADNSGTVRQSQAIAEHADRYTIREDATPVIRDEELAAWMVIDGDAEPVQTTPLPNMTNQDGVDSYQLPWVKSGTLFLLPIDTAAEHPSRIADRLGVNAESLAMGDENDFHVHRVAAGFPWFGIDLTDAHLPQEADRETQTISFTKGCYLGQETVARLDALGQVQKKLVRWKLSGLPAGAEPAADDKLRALDAPEDAKPVGRITSVGRIDDQGEGLAMGYARRSHFEAGEKLAGMISAGDVGDVAYTAEVLPPVLGDSPE; translated from the coding sequence ATGCCATCTTCTTTGTCGCTGATCCGATTGCCCGCTTTGTCGATTGTGGATTTGGTGGGTGCAGACGCCACCGCGATCCTGCACAACTTGACCACAAACGACGTCAAAAAGCTGACCGCCGATGGTCCGCAGCACGCTGGATTGGAAACGTTCATCACCAATGTTCGTGGAAAGTGCTTGGGACACGTCGTCGTCTTTGCCACGCAAGATGGCTACCGAATGATTGGTGCTCCAGGCATCGTCGCGACCGCTGACAACTCTGGTACCGTCCGCCAGTCACAAGCGATCGCGGAACACGCCGACCGATACACCATTCGCGAAGACGCGACGCCGGTGATTCGTGACGAAGAGTTGGCCGCTTGGATGGTCATCGATGGTGACGCTGAACCAGTTCAGACGACTCCGTTGCCGAACATGACCAACCAAGACGGCGTCGATTCGTATCAGTTGCCGTGGGTAAAATCCGGCACATTGTTCCTGCTGCCGATCGATACCGCCGCGGAACATCCATCGCGGATCGCGGACCGTTTGGGTGTGAATGCCGAATCGTTGGCGATGGGTGACGAAAACGATTTTCATGTTCACCGCGTTGCGGCCGGGTTCCCATGGTTCGGGATCGATCTGACCGACGCTCATCTGCCGCAAGAAGCCGATCGAGAAACCCAAACGATCAGCTTCACAAAGGGCTGCTATCTCGGGCAAGAAACCGTGGCCCGGCTCGACGCATTGGGTCAGGTCCAAAAGAAATTGGTGCGTTGGAAATTGTCAGGTTTGCCCGCGGGGGCTGAGCCGGCGGCGGACGACAAACTGCGAGCGTTGGACGCACCGGAGGATGCCAAGCCGGTCGGCAGAATCACCAGCGTTGGGCGGATCGACGATCAAGGCGAAGGATTGGCGATGGGCTATGCCCGCCGGAGCCATTTCGAAGCCGGTGAGAAATTGGCCGGCATGATATCGGCGGGGGACGTGGGCGATGTGGCCTACACCGCAGAAGTGTTACCGCCCGTGTTGGGAGATTCGCCGGAATGA
- a CDS encoding ECF-type sigma factor, whose product MNDLTLEEFADLLELVRQGDDDATAVLWERYFQPLVRLAGTRLPKNLRRSGDEEDIALSAFHSFIAGVRREKFPDLSGPDNLWGLLITLTSRKVNAHLRRQTRQKRGGGQVRGESVFLDASGDSGRAGLEQFAGRGESDNTPPDLRLELAEACERLLDDLPDEQLREIAVMRMDGFLVDEIATKLGVSKRAVERRLQLIRKTWTEAAESVPDQT is encoded by the coding sequence ATGAACGATTTAACGCTCGAAGAGTTCGCCGATCTGTTGGAACTGGTTCGCCAGGGCGACGACGACGCAACCGCGGTCTTGTGGGAACGTTACTTCCAACCCCTCGTTCGGCTGGCAGGAACTCGACTGCCAAAGAACCTTCGGCGGTCTGGCGACGAAGAAGACATAGCGCTCTCTGCGTTTCACAGTTTCATTGCGGGAGTTCGACGTGAAAAGTTCCCCGATTTGTCGGGGCCGGATAATTTGTGGGGATTGCTGATCACGTTGACCAGCCGAAAGGTGAACGCTCATTTGCGTCGTCAAACGCGGCAAAAACGCGGTGGCGGCCAAGTCCGCGGTGAGTCAGTCTTCTTGGACGCGTCGGGCGATTCCGGCCGGGCTGGGTTGGAACAATTCGCTGGACGAGGCGAATCCGACAACACTCCACCGGATTTGAGGTTGGAATTGGCGGAGGCGTGCGAGAGATTGTTGGATGATTTGCCGGACGAACAATTGCGAGAAATCGCAGTGATGCGGATGGATGGTTTTTTGGTAGACGAGATCGCGACCAAATTGGGCGTGAGCAAACGTGCGGTCGAACGAAGACTGCAGTTAATTCGCAAAACGTGGACCGAAGCGGCGGAGTCCGTGCCCGACCAAACATAA